The region caccaggaaggaggtAAATACGAGAGTTTCATGGGCTGTTTCACCTGGCCATACAACAATGGAGAGCCCAAGAAGTGTAGCTCGGGGAAGTAATATCATAGTGGCAAATATTAGCATGTATATCCTCCGTCGGAGCCCCTTGTTGATCACCAAAGACAGCATCTGTCCtccaacaaacatcacataaattgCCAATATGATGTAGAATGCCCCAAGAAATATGCTGCTCAACAGTGGGTATGTGCATGTGACATTGCCATTGTGGAATGTTGAGGCTGAATACCAGAACTTCCCAAGATTTGATGCTTGGCCATCATCTGAAGCAACACGAGGACCAATGAAAACAACACAAGCTTCCCAGACAAACGAAGGAAGGCAGATAATAAACATGGCACGTATGGTTTTTTGATTCCACTTCCGGTTTAAGGTACCAAGCTCTTGCTTCTGTAAAGCTGCACTGAGAAGGAAAGCGAGCAACAAGAACAATCCTGGCTCTGCAAACCCCAAATTTGAGATGATATAGAATTTGCACACATTTGCTTGCCACATCTGGTCAGAAGTGAACCTCCCCTCTCCATTCACGAAAGTGAGCCGAAGTACTTCTCCAATACCCCACCAGAAGGCAACCAATACTAGTGTTATCCGTGTCAGCCACGGCCCGTTGAAGTAGTTAAGTCGCTGGTAGCCTCTTCTGTTGATCCACAGCTGAAAATACACCGCTCGGCTTAGGCAGATCAGGCCCAAGATGGAAACTATGGAAACGAGAGCGATGGTCACCACACCAATGATCTTGGTGAATAAAGTAATCAAGTGCATTACAAAAAGCTGAACAGCTCAAGACCTCCACGCATTCTCACTTTATTAACAGCACAGCCAAAACTCTCACATACTGCAGACCAAAATCCTGAAAGGAGAGAAGAGCAGAAAGATTACCAATACTGGGAGACATGTGTAGGCAGGTAATCAGCAAATGGTGTTTTCTTATTAGTATTTTACAATAACAGAAGAAAGACTTTTGACTTGTCAATGTAAGACAATCATGCTTAACAGATAAGCTTCTGATCTAGTCAGTGCTCATTGTTGACATGGCTTCGTTCACCAAACCCTTGACTTCTTCAGAATTACCTGCCGTTCACCAAACCCTTGACCTCTTCAGAGTTACCTGCTTCTTTCAATGCATATTTGAATTGCATAATAAAATCCATCATAGTTTTCTCTATCTACATTTCACTCCGTGATTTATGAGCATAGTTCTCGCTAGATTAACCTACCGTTTCATTATGATTAGGTGATCATCACACATTGTCTAATCATTGCAACTCAAGACGGCAGGGGCAAAATAGTCTACGACAAAAACTCGCATATGCAATTTCCCCAAAACTAACGTCGGGGCAAGCGAATATTTCAGCAAATTGATCTACAAATACAATCTCAAAGCTTCGAAACGAGAGAAACAAAAATCACCAAGATCAACACAGCTCTAGCCATGGGCGGAATGACAAATTCCTCGTACCTCAGAAAACAATGGCCGAAATTGCGGATGGGGACGAGAGCCAGCATGGACGAAATGAGGTAGAACAGgagcggcgatggcggcgacgcgCTGAGAGGATTGGGNNNNNNNNNNNNNNNNNNNNNNNNNNNNNNNNNNNNNNNNNNNNNNNNNNNNNNNNNNNNNNNNNNNNNNNNNNNNNNNNNNNNNNNNNNNNNNNNNNNNNNNNNNNNNNNNNNNNNNNNNNNNNNNNNNNNNNNNNNNNNNNNNNNNNNNNNNNNNNNNNNNNNNNNNNNNNNNNNNNNNNNNNNNNNNNNNNNNNNNNNNNNNNNNNNNNNNNNNNNN is a window of Triticum dicoccoides isolate Atlit2015 ecotype Zavitan chromosome 2B, WEW_v2.0, whole genome shotgun sequence DNA encoding:
- the LOC119364372 gene encoding uncharacterized protein LOC119364372 — protein: MHLITLFTKIIGVVTIALVSIVSILGLICLSRAVYFQLWINRRGYQRLNYFNGPWLTRITLVLVAFWWGIGEVLRLTFVNGEGRFTSDQMWQANVCKFYIISNLGFAEPGLFLLLAFLLSAALQKQELGTLNRKWNQKTIRAMFIICLPSFVWEACVVFIGPRVASDDGQASNLGKFWYSASTFHNGNVTCTYPLLSSIFLGAFYIILAIYVMFVGGQMLSLVINKGLRRRIYMLIFATMILLPRATLLGLSIVVWPGETAHETLVFTSFLVLMLAAMVGIVILVYFPVADAFAIVDQGNIEMQADQETIL